ATATCTTAGCtgatataaaaaataatcacatatgCATCAATCTTTTGTCACTACTACTAAAGCATTTCTAATGTTACTTTACTGTTTAATGGATATTTTTTGTGGCATTACTGTCAGATTGCAGTGTGAAGCCACTATGTAGTAAACTAGAAGAACAAGGATTTAACAttgctgcttttatttttcacaaactCCTTTTTAATCTGACAAAGAAGATACTATTTTCACTCACTCAGACTTTATAAGAATAAAgctaagtaaaaaaaaaaaaaaaaaaaacaacttaatcAGCTCTTCCCAGTctggtgggtgtgtttgttttttatttatttcctctgtGCAATATGACCTAGATGTAGGGAAAGGCCTATCCCTGTAAACAGCGTGCAGAGGTCTTACAGCAGGAGCAGGAACCTCTCCCTTCTGTTCTTCCTCCACGCAGCAGGTTCTGCTGGTGGCATTTGGAAGTGTTCTCTGGGTTTAACCCTGCGGTGATGGTAGTCAGGCCTCTGCATTTAACCCTTAATGACAGCGATGGGTCTGAGTTTGATGGCCTTTTTGCTGATGCCGGCCTCGTGGCACGTGTTCACCACATCCGTCACGTTTTTGTAAGATTCAGGAGCCTGAAGGGGACACAAGCAACCAGTATAGGCTTTTAACAGTGAGAATCAAAACTTAACACAGTTACAGCAAAGTTTCTTACTATTTGTTTCTTTTAGGTAGACATTACAAAACTTCAATCTTTCCATTAAGCATAAACTTCAAATGCTGTTGAATACACTGGAAGCAAACAAAATCAGGCctggttttcctgtttgtgcAGCAGCTGATTTTAACCCATCCCTTCAAACTTCAGGGTCCCAATAGCCAGAGCTCACCCTGCTATGGATCAAATGTGTTCAATCTTTGAATGTCCTTCTGAGGACAAGAGTCTTTCTGTAAATATCCACTTGTCATCTAAGgctttcattaaataaaaatcacactAACCTTGGCCCACTTGGTCATGCTGTAGTGAACCCAAACACTTTAATGTATCCTGGCTAATGTGGTAGAGTAAAGCACATCTGTGTGAGATCAATTCTTTAGTCTGTTGCTCACCTCCTCCATGACCAGTTTGGGTGAAGCCACTCTGATGGCAATGCCCATGTCCGCCAATTTATCCAAAACATCTTGGAAATCCAGATTCCTACGGGACTTGGCTCGGGACAGTGCTCGGCCCTTAAGTTGAAAACGCAAACACATCATGTGCCTTTATGAATTAGGATAATCTGAAGCATTAGCTTTTGTGTACGCCTTATTCAAAATCCCTGTGGCCTGTCCCACTCACAGCACCATGGCAGGTTGTGCCAAACGTCTCGGTCATGCCCTGCTCGGTGCCCGTCAGCACATAGCTGCAGGTGCCCATCGTGCCTCCAATCAGCACAGGTTGACCAGTGAGCTGGGAAGCAGGACagaagacagagtgagagagagagagagagagagagagaaatacaaacagGAATCAGGGtaacaacaacatttaaaaaaaaaaaagtttaagttATTGATCGCAGCAAAGGATCACAGATTCTGTATCCTTACAAAATGATCTATGTACAGAACAGGGGCCTCTGTAGAGACAGCCTCATAGTTCCAGTGTCTAATAAAGGAAATATCAGACACCCACATGGGGTGATaaacataattttttaaatacttctaaatttttttgtgtgtttttttttttactttactcTTGGCCAAACCATTTCTTAATGCCTGCATAACTGAGTGGTGTGGAGTTGTTACCTGGTAGTCTACAGCTATGAGAGGGTGGTGAGGGGGGAAGGCTCTCGTGGAGCCTTTGCGGTGCACCAGCAGTGTTTTCTGTTTCCCATCCACCATGTGCTCCTCCACCTTTGCTATGTTGTGGGACACGTCGTATATCACGTGCATGTCCAGGTCATCCGGTGTGGTGTTGAACACTTTAGAGAAGGCCTGTGGTGGGGAAGGATACCAGCCATTGGGACAAGGatcaaacattaaacatttcactCTAGCTGGGCTAAGCAGAATGAATGGGAGCAGCTCGCATTGGGTATGGAACGCACAAGGGGCAGGGCATGCCTGCAAGTGAAAGGTGTAGGAGTGGAGCTCACCTGGCGTGTAAGGAAAGTCATGGATGATCGGTTGACCCACGCGTAGTTGCCTGCCGCAGCCATGCCCTTCAGGTAGTCCTGGCCTTCAGGAGAGGTGATGTGAGCACAGGCAAGCTGCCGGTCGTTTACTATTATGTTATCTCGCTTCATCGccttctccatggcaaccaaagAATCTACACAAGATACCAGTCCAAAATAAGCTTAGTGGATGCCATCCCACCACTCAGACAAACATGTGGTTATGATTGCAGCTACACTGAAAACTCTTGCCGGCCTTCATATGTAGGcaaatggaaatgagaaaacTGGTTGTGCTGTTAGATGGATCCATGGAGGTCAAAAATCTAAATAGTCAGCAAAACTTGTAGGACTCTTTGGACTGGGCAGACTTTAGAGAGGTGGTATTTTTCTTCACTGTATACAGGCCAAAGAAATGTACTCATGGTTTATTTACCGAGTTTGATTTCTTTGACCTGCAATTTACTGTAAATTCACTTTCACACTATAGGATTCCTATGTAACGTGGGCTATTTTTAACCAAGACAATTCAGTCTTGCTCGTAGTACTATGAGAGtagtaacaaaaacataaaatgggATATCTTCAAAAGGAAATTGGTGCCATTGTTCAGCCAGAGCAGCAGC
This region of Electrophorus electricus isolate fEleEle1 chromosome 2, fEleEle1.pri, whole genome shotgun sequence genomic DNA includes:
- the rtcb gene encoding RNA-splicing ligase RtcB homolog isoform X2, which produces MFEELRNACRGGGIGGFLPAMKQIGNVAALPGIVHRSIGLPDVHSGYGFAIGNMAAFDMSDPSAVVSPGGVGFDINCGVRLLRTNLDEGDVQPVKEQLAQALFDHIPVGVGSKGVIPMNAKDLEEALEMGVDWSLREGYAWAEDKEHCEEYGRMLQADPNKVSSKAKKRGLPQLGTLGAGNHYAEIQVVDEIYNDYAAKKMGIDHRGQVCVMIHSGSRGLGHQVATDSLVAMEKAMKRDNIIVNDRQLACAHITSPEGQDYLKGMAAAGNYAWVNRSSMTFLTRQAFSKVFNTTPDDLDMHVIYDVSHNIAKVEEHMVDGKQKTLLVHRKGSTRAFPPHHPLIAVDYQLTGQPVLIGGTMGTCSYVLTGTEQGMTETFGTTCHGAGRALSRAKSRRNLDFQDVLDKLADMGIAIRVASPKLVMEEAPESYKNVTDVVNTCHEAGISKKAIKLRPIAVIKG